The Argopecten irradians isolate NY chromosome 16, Ai_NY, whole genome shotgun sequence genome window below encodes:
- the LOC138311084 gene encoding uncharacterized protein, with protein sequence MLGETDVSACEWFCVHVGDDDIPINEDVKVQIVSGNICSFETASFSGNGIYGKKKGDKLRRYLKAFLKEIRRLNGASPHNILLFLGNGYEPHTWTLHAEIVEQDDVISTIRKRQKEKKYRRTARV encoded by the exons ATGTTAGGAGAAACAGATGTGTCAGCTTGCGAGTGGTTTTGTGTCCATGTCGGCGATGACGACATCCCAATCAATGAAGATGTCAAAGTACAGATTGTGTCAGGAAACATTTGCAGCTTTGAAACGGCATCCTTCTCTGG CAATGGTATATATGGAAAGAAGAAAGGAGACAAATTAAGAAGGTATCTGAAGGCATTTTTGAAAGAAATAAGAAGACTGAATGGGGCAAGTCCTCACAATATTCTTCTCTTCCTTGGCAATGGATATGAACCTCACACCTGGACACTCCATGCAGAAATAGTAGAGCAAGATGACGTAATCAGCACTATCAGAAAACgacaaaaggaaaaaaaatatcgtAGAACTGCGAGAGTGTAG